ttcgtgcccaggctctgtcgcgacTGCGAAGccgcgacacacaattggcctagcgtagtccgggttagggagggttttgccggcagggatatccttgtctcattgtgcacTAGCGACccctgtggtgggctgggcgcagtgcacgctgaccaggtcgctaggtgtacggtgtacctctgacacattggtgcagctggcttcccagttggatgcgcgctgtgttaagaagcagtgtggcatAGTTGGGTtttgtttcagaggacgcatggctctctcccgagtccgtgTGGGAGTTGTGGCAATGAGACTACcagcaattggataccatgaaataagagggtaaaataaaaaaagtacaaaatggaaaataaataaacataattagttttcttttcttgtggcaacaggtcacacatcttgctgctgtgatggtgaactgtgggagtttatcaaaattgggtttcaaattctttgtggatctgtgtaatctgagggaaatatatgtctctattatggtcatacatttggcaggaggttatgtcagctcagtttccacatcattttgtgggcagtgtgcacatagcctgtcttctcttgagagccaggtctgcctacggcagcctctCTCAAatggcaaggctatgctcacagtCTGTACATAGTAAAAACCTTTCCTTAATTTGGGGTCAGTCAccgtggtcaggtattctgccactgtgtactctctgtttagggccaaacagcattctagtttgctctgttttttttggtaattctttccaatgtgtcaagtaattatatttttgttttctcatgatttggttgggtctaattgtgctgctgtcctggggctctgtgtggtgtgtttgtgtttgtgaacagagccccaggaccagcttgcttaggggactcttctccaggttcatctctctgtaggtgatggctttgttatggaaggtttgggaatcgcttcattttaggtggttgtagaatttaacagctcttttctggattttgataattagtgggtatcggcctaattctactCTGCATACATTATTTGGTGGTTTACGTTGTACACAGGGTCTATTTTATGCAGATTGTCAATCTGTTGTTtgttccattttgtgaattcttggttggtgagcggaccccagacttcacaaccataaagggcaacgggttctataactgattcaagtatttttagccagatcctaattggtatgtcgaattttatgttccttttgatggcatggaaggctttgtctctcagctcgttcaaggttttgtggaagttacctgtggcgctgatgtttaggccgaggtatgtatagtttttgtgtgctctagagcAACGctgtctagatggaatttttattcgtggtcctggcaactggtccttttttggaacaccattattttttatcttactgagatttactgagatttactgtcagggcccaagtctgacagaatctgtgcataagatctaggtgctgctgtaggacctccatggttggtgacagaagcactagatcatcagcaaacagtagacatttgacttcagattctagaatgatgaggccgggtgctgcagactggtCTAGTgtcctcgccaattcgttgatatatatatgttgaagagggtgaggTTTAAGCTGGATCCCTATCTCAATCCACAGCCCTGTGGGTAGAAatatgtgttttttgccaattttaaatATGCACTTGTtctttgtgtacatggattttataatgttgtatgtttttccgcAAAcatcactttccatcaatttgtatagcggaccctcatgccaaattgagtcaaaagcttttttgaaatcaactaAGCATGAAAAGACTTTGccttgttttggtttgtttgtttgtcaattagggtgtgcagggtgaatatgtggtctgtcgaACGataatctcactctctctctcacacacccttccCTCCTCAgaatcctctctctgtcttttagtGTCATTGTTATTTGCTATATTCCTTTCACTTTCGCCCCCTCTCTTCCTTGTCTTTGTTGCTGTTGGTGTCAGTGGTAATGTCCtgctgctctctatccctctctctctctctctctctctctctcattcttagGGTGTCATTGGTAATGtccttccgctctctctctctctcagggagtcAGTGGTaatgtcctgctctctctctctttctctctctctctctctctctctcagggtgtcAGCGTTAatgtcttctttctctctctccctctatcactctctctctccttctctctttctctccctccctccctcccacctccctccttctcttcctccctctttcttgccatccctccctccccttctttctttctctctctccccctacctctctctctcctctctttctctccctcccaactcaatccttctcttcttccctccctccctccctccctccatcaccttctttctctctctccccctacctctctctctctcctctctttctctccctcccaactcaatccttctcttcttccctccctccctccctccctccttccctgcctccctccctccgcccccctctctctctctctctctctctctcccttcctccttctcttcctccctccccccgctctctctttctctctctctccctccctccttctctctctctctctccctccttctctgcctccctccctccgcccccctctctctctctccctccctccttatcttcctctctccctacctctctccctctctccttcttttcctccctccgcccccccctctccctccctctccaggccTGAGTCTGGTGGTGGGGCTGGTGCTCTACATCTCCAGTATTAATGATGAGGTGATGAACAGACCGAGGGAGCCTGAACAGTTCTTCAACTACCACTATGGCTGGTCGTTTGCCTTCGCAGCCTCCTCCTTCCTACTCAAGGAGGTCAGaatttgtgtgcgtgtgcgtgtgtgtgtgtgtgtgtgtgtgtgtgtgtgtgtgtgtgtgtgcacttgtgtgtgtgtgtgtgtgtgtgcacttgtgtgtgtgtgcacgtgtgtgtgtgtgcacttgtgtgtgtgtgtgcacttgtgtgcatgtgtgtgtggtagggggCAGGTGGTGGGGGGTGTGAGGAGACGTCATTAGTGCCACTGCTGTGCTGCCTGGGGTGCCCAGCTGACCTATCTGTCTGAAAGCCACAGTGTCGTGCCGGCTGAGGCAAACCTCCCTACAACACTCATCACAACACTCATTACACTGCAATATGCTGGGAAAGTACAGCTATAATTTAGGTCCTAGGGAGCCATACATTTAAATCACTATGACTTGCAAAATTTGAGGCAGGAAAAATTATGATGCCTCTGCAAAATACTACTATTCTCTATACATTCTAAATCAGTCATTCTAAATGTAAACTTCTGCACAGTCTATCTGTACTGAGATGTTCTGTATGCAGGTCTTGAGGAAGAACCTGTACCTCTGGGTATTCATGTGGCTGTCAGCCATCTTCTGTCCTGTGTGTGATAAGCGCTGATGGGACAGAGTGGGGAGCTCAGAGGAGCACCTCTTCTTTACCCTCGTCCTGTCAGAGTGGAGAGTTCAGAGGAGCATCTCTTCTTTACCCCCGTCCTGTCAGAGTGGAGAGTTCAGAGGAGCATCTCTTCTTTACCCCCGTCCTGTCAGAGTGGGGAGTTCAGAGGAGCATCTCTTCTTTACCCCCGTCCTGTCAGAGTGGAGAGTTCAGAGGAGCATCTCTTCTTTACCCCCGTCCTGTCAGAGTGGAGAGTTCAGAGGAGCAACTCTTCTTTACCCCCGTCCTGTCAGAGTGGAGAGTTCAGAGGAGCAACTCGTCTTTACTCGccgtctctctctgttgtcatAGCCAATCAgggggagaggagtgtgtgtgtgcttgcatgtgcatgtgtgtgtgtgtgtccgtgtgtccgtgtgggtgtgtgtgattaTGGATATGAATTTTAATTCCACTGACTGTCAACTCCTTATGTGCCCATCAGATGAGTGCAAACTCTGTTTAAGTACAGTATAGTTCATCACTCAAATACAGTCTTTGTTTCAGTATTTGCTCTGTACATCTGCATACTCTAGTTTAGTTCAAACATTCATGACAGTTCTAAGACATAGCATATATGAAGAGTGGACTGTTGTTGTACTTTGCTGCAGAGAAGATAGGAGAACACTGCTGAATACACAATGAGCTAGTGAAGATTAGTATTCTGGGGATAGACTGGGGTGTCAGTGGGGATGTTGACATACTGTAGCAGTGCagtagtcttctctctctctccctctctctctgtgtgtgtgtgtgtgtgtgtgtgtgtgtgtgtgtgtgtgtgtgtgttagcagtgCAGTGTTGTGTTCTCTGCTCGTttcacccatctctccctccatcccccaccctgcctctctcacaTCGTCAGCATTACTGCACTAATGTGGTGCAATAGACAGCTCAGTGTGCTCCAATCCTTCTGctcctgctactcctcctctttcctcGTCTTGCCTCTTGTCCtcacattgctctctctctctctctctctctctctctctctctctctctctctctttactccatTGCTCCCAAATCCCCTCGACTCACTTTCTTTTCCACCTCCTCCCCACTAGATTTATCCCCTCTACTTGTTCCCTTTTCTTTCAAACAGTTTGATCCCTGcataactctccctctctctatctctctctcctgtcaggggGCTGGGGTGATGTCAGTCTATCTGTTTATGAAGCGTTATGCTGAGGAGGAGATGTACCGCCCCCACCCAGCCCTCTACCGCCCCCGTCTGTCTGAATGCAGCGACTACAGCGGCCAGTTCCTCCACCCTGAGACCTGGCCTCCTCCTAAGAGGGGCCGCAGTGACTCCCAGGCCTCCAGCGACATCTCCATCCAGATCAACCAGACCCCCCCGCAGCCCACCAATAACCCCCTGCAGGGCAACCAAGGTGGGGGCATGGGGTCCAGCATGGGCCCTGGGTCTGGGTCCTCCTCTGGAGCTAGCTACCAGCTGCCCCCACCGTCTGGGGCCTACAACAcccacacactccaacactcacacgGTAACTCCCAGGCCATGGCCATGCCCCCTTCCACCGGCCCCCCTcattaccacacacacatgcacatggacGCCTCCccctgttagagagagggagcaagggacaGGGGTGCACTGATGGTGGCCTATCACtcccatagacacacacacatttatgatgaaaaacaatatacagtatatatatatagagagtaaTGCTataggtggagatggagagagatggagggaggtggagatggaggtagggagatgCAGGCAGCTGGATATGGacagaaaagagggagggagaaagtaaGTGTGAAGAGCATGAAAGATGGAGTAAGTGTGAAAAGGGAGAAGGATTCAGGGATTAGAGTTAACATACATTTGGTATTAAAAgctgagagatgggcagagagagagaaagagggttcgggagaggtggaggagttgtcaaggatagagagatgagggggtggagagaaagtgacagagaAAAAAGTATGTGATTTCTTGAAAGACTTTAGAGGTTAGCATCTGTGACAAAAggggctgagagggagaaaggaagagacattgagaatgagagagacggggagagagggagagagagggagaaagggagagagggagagagagggagaatgagagagacagggagagagggggagagagagggagaaagggagagagggagaaagggagagagggagaaagggagatacagggagaatgagagagactgggagagggagagagatggagaaagggagtgacagggagaatgagagagacagggagaaggagagagagggagaaagcgagagacagggagagaggaagagacagggagaatgagtgacagggagagagggcaagagagggcgagagtgggagagagagggagaaagggagagacagggagaatgagagagactgggagagggagggagagggagagagggggagaaagggagagacagagagactgggagagggagagagagggagaaagggagagacagggagaatgagagagacagggagagagggagcgacagagataatgagagagacggagagatagggagagagagggagaatgagagatactgggagagggagagagggggagaga
The window above is part of the Oncorhynchus masou masou isolate Uvic2021 chromosome 30, UVic_Omas_1.1, whole genome shotgun sequence genome. Proteins encoded here:
- the LOC135521880 gene encoding voltage-dependent calcium channel gamma-7 subunit-like, whose translation is MSSCSSRALTILSTVFGACGLLLVGVAVSTDYWLLMEEGIVLQQNQSMEVKMALHSGLWRVCFVAGTENGRCVASEYFTEPEIEITTENTANILKMVRTATPFPMVSLLFVFTAFVISNIGHIRPQRTILAFVSGIFFILSGLSLVVGLVLYISSINDEVMNRPREPEQFFNYHYGWSFAFAASSFLLKEGAGVMSVYLFMKRYAEEEMYRPHPALYRPRLSECSDYSGQFLHPETWPPPKRGRSDSQASSDISIQINQTPPQPTNNPLQGNQGGGMGSSMGPGSGSSSGASYQLPPPSGAYNTHTLQHSHGNSQAMAMPPSTGPPHYHTHMHMDASPC